One Pyrus communis chromosome 4, drPyrComm1.1, whole genome shotgun sequence genomic region harbors:
- the LOC137730626 gene encoding peroxidase 29-like, whose amino-acid sequence MNLRAIVVGISLFVFSIWVEGQGLSYNFYENSCPQVEAIVRAAIQPTFLTDPTSPAAFLRLMFHDCQVQGCDASILVDPNANIVPSEMAAGKNFGIRKRDSINILKSMVELQCPQQVSCADILVLAAREAVVVSGGPQIKVALGRRDSPFAPSYKLADSLLPSPTIGVDGMLQLFAKKGMTEESVAIMGAHTLGVTHCLNILNRLNQADEGGQVQGMTPGFEAFLRLNCPQGSLTSNTSFVLNDPTTLIFDNHYYNHVIGGHGILRIDAEMVMDPRTAMVVERFAANQDDFFQAFSSAFVKLSNSGVLTGNQGIVRKSCNAID is encoded by the exons ATGAATCTGAGAGCTATAGTTGTAGGAATATCTCTgtttgttttcagcatttgggTTGAAGGGCAAGGCCTTTCTTATAATTTCTATGAGAATTCATGCCCACAAGTTGAAGCCATTGTTAGAGCTGCCATCCAGCCTACTTTTCTCACTGATCCTACTTCTCCTGCTGCTTTTCTGAGGCTCATGTTCCATGATTGTCAAGTTCAG GGCTGTGATGCTTCAATTCTTGTGGATCCGAATGCGAACATTGTGCCATCAGAGATGGCCGCAGGGAAAAACTTCGGCATCCGAAAGAGGGATTCGATAAACATTCTTAAATCAATGGTTGAATTACAATGTCCCCAACAGGTATCTTGTGCTGACATTCTTGTGTTGGCGGCTCGAGAAGCTGTGGTTGTGTCAGGAGGGCCACAAATAAAGGTTGCTTTGGGAAGGAGAGATTCCCCTTTTGCTCCAAGCTACAAGCTTGCAGATTCCTTGCTTCCTTCTCCCACTATTGGAGTTGATGGCATGCTTCAATTATTTGCAAAAAAAGGAATGACTGAAGAATCTGTGGCCATCATGG GTGCGCACACGCTAGGAGTCACGCACTGTTTGAACATCCTAAATCGTCTAAACCAAGCAGACGAAGGCGGCCAAGTACAAGGCATGACTCCTGGGTTTGAAGCGTTCTTAAGGCTCAACTGTCCACAAGGTTCTTTGACATCAAATACAAGCTTTGTTCTTAATGACCCCACAACACTTATATTTGACAACCACTACTACAATCATGTGATTGGAGGCCATGGGATTCTTAGAATTGATGCTGAAATGGTAATGGACCCGCGCACGGCTATGGTTGTCGAGCGTTTCGCTGCGAATCAGGATGATTTCTTTCAGGCATTTTCTTCTGCCTTTGTCAAGCTCTCCAACTCAGGTGTTTTAACGGGGAATCAAGGCATTGTTAGAAAGAGTTGCAATGCAATAGACTGA